A window from Halomicrobium urmianum encodes these proteins:
- a CDS encoding twitching motility protein PilT, translated as MIVLDTNALMMPVECDVRVFEELQRLGFSDYVIPSAVEAELEKLADGAGEEAVAASVGLDLADRCAVRETAADYADDAVLELATGTDVSHAVTNDQPLRDRLLDRGVPVIGLRGQNKLATTQP; from the coding sequence ATGATCGTCCTGGACACGAACGCGCTCATGATGCCCGTCGAATGCGACGTCCGCGTGTTCGAGGAACTCCAGCGGCTGGGGTTCTCGGACTACGTGATTCCATCGGCCGTCGAGGCCGAACTCGAGAAGCTCGCCGACGGTGCGGGGGAGGAAGCCGTCGCCGCGAGCGTCGGTCTGGATCTCGCGGATCGCTGTGCCGTCCGGGAGACCGCAGCCGACTACGCGGACGACGCCGTCCTGGAACTGGCGACGGGCACCGACGTCTCCCACGCCGTCACGAACGACCAGCCCCTCAGAGACCGCCTGCTGGATCGTGGCGTTCCAGTAATTGGTTTAAGGGGCCAGAACAAACTCGCCACCACTCAACCATAG
- a CDS encoding DNA-directed RNA polymerase codes for MYKRVRLRDTVEVPPEHLADVTPDLVKKLLQDKLEGRMDEDVGSVVSVIDVHDIGEGAVLPGEEGVYFDAEFDALTFDPKMQEVVDGEVVEVVNFGAFVGIGPVDGLLHVSQISDEYLAYDEEGQQLASRESNRTLGVGDAVRTRIVTKSIDERNPRDSKIGLTAKQVGLGKHGWLQEERERRQAQAEAGDT; via the coding sequence ATGTACAAACGGGTACGACTTCGCGACACGGTCGAGGTGCCGCCGGAGCACCTCGCTGACGTGACGCCTGATCTCGTCAAGAAGCTACTGCAGGACAAACTCGAGGGCCGCATGGACGAGGACGTCGGCTCCGTCGTGAGCGTCATCGACGTCCACGACATCGGCGAGGGCGCCGTCCTCCCCGGGGAGGAGGGCGTCTACTTCGACGCCGAGTTCGACGCGCTGACCTTCGACCCCAAGATGCAGGAGGTCGTCGACGGCGAGGTCGTCGAGGTGGTCAACTTCGGCGCCTTCGTGGGCATCGGCCCCGTCGACGGGCTGTTGCACGTCTCGCAGATCTCCGACGAGTACCTCGCCTACGACGAGGAGGGCCAGCAGCTGGCCTCCCGGGAGTCCAACCGGACCCTGGGGGTCGGCGACGCGGTCCGCACGCGCATCGTGACCAAGAGCATCGACGAGCGCAACCCCCGCGACTCGAAGATCGGCCTCACGGCCAAGCAGGTCGGCCTCGGCAAGCACGGCTGGCTCCAGGAGGAGCGCGAGCGGCGCCAGGCCCAGGCGGAAGCCGGTGATACCTGA
- the spt4 gene encoding transcription elongation factor subunit Spt4: MMANRLVCRDCHRVQDADEEEACVACGSTSLTEDWAGYVVIAHPEESEIASEMEVTEPGQYALKVR; encoded by the coding sequence CTGATGGCGAACCGACTGGTCTGTCGCGACTGTCACCGCGTGCAGGACGCTGACGAGGAGGAGGCCTGCGTCGCCTGCGGGTCGACCTCGCTGACGGAGGACTGGGCCGGCTACGTCGTCATCGCCCATCCCGAGGAGTCGGAGATCGCCAGCGAGATGGAAGTCACCGAACCGGGCCAGTACGCGCTGAAAGTCCGCTAA
- a CDS encoding GTP-dependent dephospho-CoA kinase family protein yields the protein MSDVVLELPGELRSELKAPFGPIYTDADALLADAGEPLVAVGDIVTYHLLEAGRVPSVAFVDERTKRADVDPEVREAIEARRSGTSASAGDDRQEPFGFERERTVDNPPATLTADLLAALADGLAEGDRTLIRVDGEEDLATLPAVLAVPEGGSVVYGQPDEGMVLVTVDAEIRERVRSIVERMDGEPGRATAILDGS from the coding sequence GTGTCCGACGTCGTCCTGGAACTGCCGGGGGAGCTCCGCTCCGAGCTGAAGGCGCCCTTCGGTCCGATCTACACCGACGCCGACGCGCTGCTCGCTGACGCCGGCGAGCCCCTCGTCGCCGTCGGCGACATCGTCACCTACCACCTGCTGGAGGCGGGCCGCGTCCCGTCGGTCGCGTTCGTCGACGAGCGGACCAAGCGGGCAGACGTCGATCCGGAGGTCCGCGAGGCCATCGAGGCCCGGCGGAGCGGAACGAGCGCGAGCGCGGGAGACGACAGGCAAGAGCCGTTCGGCTTCGAGCGCGAGCGAACCGTCGACAACCCGCCGGCGACGCTGACCGCCGACCTGCTCGCGGCGCTCGCCGACGGACTGGCCGAGGGCGACAGGACGCTGATCCGCGTCGACGGCGAGGAGGACCTCGCGACGCTGCCGGCGGTGCTCGCCGTCCCCGAGGGCGGCAGCGTCGTCTACGGCCAGCCCGACGAGGGCATGGTACTCGTCACCGTCGACGCGGAGATCCGCGAGCGCGTCCGGTCGATCGTCGAGCGGATGGACGGGGAGCCGGGCCGCGCGACGGCGATTCTCGACGGATCCTGA
- a CDS encoding methyltransferase domain-containing protein, with product MYVLELAGQDDAFAVREAESAASDVTALASGLATARGLSERFPRLAYVHRASELVATCDSDVASARAALDAAAVDRAGTVAVRAVDVRSTAGVDTQRVERELGSVLVDRGFDVDLDDPDHELRALFAAGDAPNTGADAVDDVRDASDVPDDADGICALGWLAAETRRDFAPAPTERPFFQPGSMDPMEARALVNVAGAREGRRVVDPMCGTGGVLVEAGLVGASVVGTDAQWKMVRGSRENLDAYVDDFHVARADATALPLRDGAADAVVFDAPYGRQSRIEGDLADVVAGALAEAARVAPRGVLVADRNWTEAAEAAGWTVESRFERRVHRSLVRHVHVLR from the coding sequence GTGTACGTCCTCGAACTTGCCGGTCAGGACGACGCCTTCGCGGTCCGGGAAGCCGAGAGCGCCGCCAGCGACGTGACCGCGCTGGCATCGGGTCTGGCGACGGCACGCGGCCTCTCGGAGCGGTTCCCGCGGCTCGCGTACGTCCACCGCGCGAGCGAACTCGTCGCCACCTGCGACTCCGACGTCGCGAGCGCGCGCGCGGCGCTCGACGCCGCCGCCGTCGACCGCGCGGGCACCGTCGCGGTGCGAGCCGTCGACGTCCGCTCGACGGCCGGTGTCGACACCCAGCGCGTCGAGCGCGAACTCGGGAGCGTCCTGGTCGACCGCGGCTTCGACGTGGACCTCGACGATCCCGACCACGAGCTGCGCGCGCTGTTCGCCGCGGGCGACGCCCCGAACACCGGAGCGGACGCGGTCGACGACGTCCGCGACGCCAGCGACGTCCCCGACGACGCCGACGGCATCTGCGCCCTGGGCTGGCTCGCCGCCGAGACCCGCCGGGACTTCGCGCCGGCCCCCACCGAGCGACCCTTCTTCCAGCCCGGCAGCATGGACCCGATGGAGGCCCGCGCGCTGGTCAACGTGGCCGGCGCGCGCGAGGGCCGCCGCGTCGTCGACCCGATGTGCGGCACCGGCGGCGTCCTCGTCGAGGCGGGCCTCGTCGGCGCCAGCGTCGTCGGCACCGACGCCCAGTGGAAGATGGTCCGCGGGTCACGCGAGAACCTCGACGCGTACGTGGACGACTTCCACGTCGCGCGGGCCGACGCCACCGCCCTCCCGCTGCGCGACGGCGCGGCCGACGCCGTCGTCTTCGACGCCCCCTACGGTCGCCAGTCCCGCATCGAGGGGGACCTGGCAGACGTCGTCGCCGGCGCGCTCGCGGAGGCCGCCAGGGTCGCGCCGCGGGGCGTCCTCGTGGCCGACCGCAACTGGACCGAGGCCGCCGAAGCGGCGGGCTGGACGGTCGAGTCCCGCTTCGAGCGCCGGGTCCACCGGTCGCTGGTCAGGCACGTGCACGTGCTCAGGTGA
- a CDS encoding TATA-box-binding protein, whose product MVDPKETINIENVVASTGIGQELDLQSVAMDLEGADYDPEQFPGLVYRTQDPKSAALIFRSGKIVCTGAKSTDDVHESLRIVFDKLRDLNIQVDEDPEIVVQNIVTSADLGRTLNLNAIAIGLGLENIEYEPEQFPGLVYRLDEPDVVALLFGSGKLVITGGKKPEDAEEAVDKIVSRLEDLGLLE is encoded by the coding sequence ATGGTTGACCCCAAGGAGACAATTAATATCGAAAACGTCGTCGCCTCGACCGGCATCGGCCAGGAACTCGATCTGCAGAGCGTGGCCATGGACCTGGAGGGGGCCGACTACGATCCCGAGCAGTTCCCCGGACTCGTCTACCGCACGCAGGACCCGAAGTCTGCCGCTCTCATCTTCCGCTCCGGCAAGATCGTCTGCACGGGTGCCAAGAGCACCGACGACGTCCACGAGAGCCTGCGGATCGTCTTCGACAAGCTCCGCGATCTGAACATCCAGGTCGACGAGGATCCTGAAATCGTCGTCCAGAACATCGTCACCTCCGCCGACCTGGGGCGGACGCTCAACCTCAACGCCATCGCCATCGGGCTGGGGCTGGAGAACATCGAGTACGAACCCGAGCAGTTCCCCGGACTCGTCTACCGGCTCGACGAGCCGGACGTCGTCGCGCTGCTGTTCGGCTCGGGCAAGCTGGTCATCACGGGCGGGAAGAAGCCCGAGGACGCCGAGGAGGCCGTCGACAAGATCGTCTCCCGGCTCGAGGACCTGGGCCTGCTGGAGTAG
- a CDS encoding rubrerythrin-like domain-containing protein encodes MRSNVDGPASEEFECVGCGTRVTSPSDRVCPDCGGEVRNLTDSRDL; translated from the coding sequence ATGCGATCGAACGTCGACGGTCCGGCGTCAGAGGAGTTCGAATGTGTCGGCTGCGGCACCCGCGTCACCTCGCCGAGCGATCGGGTGTGCCCGGACTGCGGCGGGGAAGTCAGGAACCTGACGGACTCGCGGGACCTCTAG
- a CDS encoding rubrerythrin-like domain-containing protein → MIEYECRNCGGVTERGPLSVTCPRCGGPLRRRAGGAEG, encoded by the coding sequence ATGATCGAGTACGAATGCCGGAACTGCGGTGGCGTGACCGAGCGGGGACCGCTGTCGGTGACCTGTCCCAGGTGCGGCGGCCCGCTGCGGCGGCGCGCCGGCGGTGCAGAAGGATAA